One Haloplanus sp. HW8-1 DNA segment encodes these proteins:
- a CDS encoding HalOD1 output domain-containing protein, translating into MHSPPSDSSGGSNDLLVEIIETLETCGLEDDAYQLHDYVDPDALEQVIASADENITVQFTVEGIPLDVSPDGVDAIVEDESQSVGE; encoded by the coding sequence ATGCATTCCCCTCCATCGGACAGTTCGGGCGGATCGAATGACCTTCTCGTCGAGATAATTGAGACGCTGGAGACGTGTGGACTCGAGGACGACGCCTACCAGCTCCACGATTACGTCGACCCCGATGCACTCGAACAGGTGATCGCCTCCGCCGATGAGAACATCACCGTTCAGTTCACTGTCGAGGGGATCCCACTCGATGTATCACCGGACGGTGTGGACGCCATCGTCGAGGACGAATCGCAGTCCGTCGGCGAATAA
- a CDS encoding helix-turn-helix domain-containing protein, with translation MSRTSNRADGDIVQDFLSVADLLEEPQLAQLYAYLAREGETTVQDVMDDLELAQGTAYSYVNRLVDAGVVDVTDDEQPRRYAAREIDLTVTTAAGDREYTITPALIDAVGRRETDADIDTYIDRHGVAGLATALTYAVARERGEVTHRLMAEDLDISPLAAEMILQALRPVVHEHYDIEEAGAGLDELDIDDDGADDA, from the coding sequence GTGTCACGCACCTCAAACCGCGCCGACGGCGACATCGTCCAGGACTTCCTCTCAGTCGCGGACCTCCTCGAGGAACCACAACTGGCCCAGCTGTACGCATACCTTGCTCGGGAGGGCGAGACAACCGTCCAAGACGTAATGGACGACCTCGAGCTCGCACAGGGAACGGCCTACAGCTACGTCAACCGGCTCGTCGACGCCGGCGTCGTCGACGTCACCGACGACGAGCAGCCGCGCCGATACGCCGCCCGGGAGATCGACCTGACCGTGACGACCGCCGCGGGCGACCGCGAGTACACGATCACACCGGCGCTCATCGACGCCGTCGGCCGCCGCGAGACGGACGCCGACATCGACACCTACATCGACCGCCACGGCGTCGCCGGCCTCGCGACCGCGCTCACCTACGCCGTCGCTCGGGAGCGTGGGGAAGTGACCCACCGGCTGATGGCGGAGGACCTCGACATCTCGCCGCTGGCGGCGGAGATGATCCTCCAGGCGCTCCGGCCCGTCGTCCACGAGCACTACGACATCGAGGAGGCAGGGGCAGGACTCGACGAGTTGGATATCGACGACGACGGCGCTGACGACGCGTGA
- a CDS encoding DNA-binding protein: MSSNNASGKVVSVDEQAFEKAGGQAVDEDGFPVVDKTPEFEAAVEQETQAKVDANHPEGIADTSKDRIHGVTLEQEERIRAREAELERISAQAELGTQHGREQRTREVVSEQCGRDEPAPAERTDPREKLTQEELAEVNEQAMRISDEVKGGWSRAVVAKQLAEKVQRGRDVTKAVLETLEELKAAPGAIVPIADVPDVPVGEVTVEGTVSQLWDPSDTSISQVGLIEDDSGKIKFTIWEASRKTVVSEGETVRFRAAKKNWYQGRCSIAITGWSRIEFPERGRWWEE; encoded by the coding sequence ATGTCTAGTAACAACGCTAGCGGAAAGGTCGTTTCGGTCGATGAACAGGCATTCGAGAAAGCGGGCGGTCAGGCAGTCGATGAAGACGGCTTCCCGGTCGTCGACAAGACGCCGGAGTTCGAGGCCGCGGTCGAGCAGGAGACGCAGGCGAAGGTGGATGCAAACCACCCGGAAGGGATCGCGGACACGAGCAAAGACCGGATTCACGGCGTCACCCTCGAACAGGAAGAGCGCATTCGGGCGCGGGAAGCCGAACTGGAGCGCATCAGTGCCCAAGCCGAGCTGGGAACGCAGCACGGTCGTGAGCAGCGCACGCGAGAGGTCGTCAGCGAGCAGTGTGGTCGTGACGAGCCGGCGCCGGCGGAGCGCACGGATCCCCGAGAGAAGCTGACGCAAGAGGAACTCGCGGAGGTCAACGAGCAAGCCATGCGGATCAGCGACGAAGTGAAGGGCGGCTGGTCGAGAGCGGTCGTCGCGAAGCAGTTGGCCGAGAAGGTGCAGCGCGGTCGGGACGTCACGAAGGCGGTGCTGGAGACCCTCGAGGAACTGAAGGCGGCGCCGGGGGCGATCGTGCCCATCGCGGACGTGCCGGACGTCCCGGTCGGTGAGGTGACGGTCGAAGGCACAGTTAGCCAGCTCTGGGATCCGAGTGACACGTCAATTTCTCAGGTCGGGTTAATCGAAGACGACAGTGGGAAGATCAAGTTCACCATCTGGGAGGCCTCTCGGAAGACGGTCGTGAGCGAAGGTGAGACGGTCCGGTTCCGGGCCGCCAAGAAGAACTGGTACCAGGGGCGGTGCAGTATCGCCATCACGGGCTGGAGCAGGATCGAATTCCCAGAGCGCGGTCGGTGGTGGGAAGAGTAG
- a CDS encoding NACHT domain-containing protein, protein MSVSVDFGNIRPIEDSRRKGFEELCSQVAHKYEEIPASWKYTRIGDPDAGIECKCESPEGEIWGWQAKYVDRINNESLSQIDSSVKQALENYPNLSRYFVCVPCDRPHSPREGIKTALEKWNDRKEKWEKWAEEEGMDVEFVFWGHSELLTFLSQDKHKGRIYFWFNSDYLTDTKLQDQMDVSISNAKDRYSPELHVDTGNADIFEPLGRTPTFEEKVNELLDDLDEKASKLFTERRLEILEEVDKDATLNLRQAIENLPDLLEDIEQISEDIPLTELRENGEKAENAIRELAPQLRALKEETDEEKSETEGLGRSAMYDFRQLRGAVADLKGYLDSNNLQAAEDSVLKVLGDAGVGKTHLLCNVAKNRMEDGYPTILLLAENFRDRDIWTQMIERIGLDCTPEEFLGALDSFGESRGVRSLLMVDALNESSDPRMWNRRLPGILSKLDNYPHIGLCVSCRTGYEDLIFPDSIDDQFVDTRHYGFNNVEYEAVRKFFDEHGIEHQSVPVLRREFQIPLFLKLFCENLESRGQSRVSHGPEGISEIFEGYINGVHNRLHPRLDYDPSDNKVKRAVEALAREMAKNGGGTKRLPKNEAKDIVDEFLPRRSYSKSLYRNILSEGVISEVVTFEEDTDEAVRFSYDKFADHKIAQQYLEIYVGDDIEEDLSETEELQEVFENPERYAGLIQALAIHLPEQEDVEVFDFVESDDILNSFIKSLAWRNPETLTDSGGELGEGIEDYLWGELESLEDLHELWRVLLTLSTSSEHPLNAEYLDDVHRDKEVFRRDFNWSNFLHEEWREDTSEVYRLVNWGFSLENRPVESYELKRLMSITLSWFLCCPNRHVRDQSTKAIVNIIDSDLEIYSELIERFQDVTDPYILERVYAAAYGGVLRHKQDESVAEVADTVYEIEFEDNDPTPHQLTRDYARGIIELIHNVDDSYDVNLEEVRPPYDSSFSIDVPSPDTLREQVESVLKDSDTDLNTRFWWGLVGSDFEGRGHSDFARYIVGTNHSPSNIHGYDFSGDKALRWITKRVFDLGWRPDLFGSFDDFVSRTYTGRMSNRKPERFSKKYQWIAYHELVSWITDNCDFSDSTVERSYSGPWTQFDRDIDPSVLNPKARSEVSLDEPVEYDCCIDEVGLEEWITDHEEFPDLVSLLDISVNGEKWLPLHSVYKWRADEGEDSRLERDVFARIDTVVVDSEMKKGLVSWLQENWVISDELESTPFHLGTFTQTFWAEYPWHPSVDDGWEEDRNPIRGAPISTTDTTVDLLWESEYDCTVDEKYGTYAPSPPLAKLLDLEWVVDTKEFAQKGSDPVRIADVSTSEGLIDRVNSLSMLAADERVIGELEEEGLSLVWIIQGEKRLLTDAATGTGMGQSQIRAVYTLEGGEWSGEMDSGYYN, encoded by the coding sequence ATGAGTGTATCTGTCGATTTTGGAAACATTAGGCCCATTGAGGACTCTCGGAGAAAAGGTTTCGAGGAGTTATGCAGCCAAGTTGCTCATAAGTACGAAGAAATCCCGGCATCCTGGAAATATACGCGTATTGGCGACCCTGACGCAGGAATTGAGTGTAAGTGTGAATCCCCAGAAGGGGAAATATGGGGTTGGCAAGCCAAATATGTTGATAGGATAAACAACGAGAGCCTGTCTCAGATCGACAGCTCTGTGAAACAAGCCCTGGAAAACTACCCTAATCTAAGTCGCTACTTTGTCTGCGTTCCCTGTGATAGACCTCATAGTCCGAGGGAGGGCATCAAAACTGCCCTAGAGAAATGGAATGATCGGAAGGAAAAGTGGGAGAAATGGGCTGAGGAAGAGGGTATGGATGTGGAGTTTGTTTTCTGGGGGCATTCAGAACTTCTAACATTTCTTAGCCAAGATAAACACAAAGGTAGAATCTATTTCTGGTTTAATTCAGACTATCTTACTGATACAAAGCTCCAGGATCAAATGGATGTGTCTATTTCTAATGCCAAAGACCGCTATAGTCCAGAACTTCACGTAGATACCGGTAATGCGGATATTTTTGAACCTCTAGGAAGGACGCCGACATTCGAGGAGAAGGTGAATGAATTACTTGATGATTTGGACGAGAAGGCCAGTAAGCTGTTTACGGAAAGACGGCTTGAAATCTTGGAGGAAGTCGATAAAGACGCCACGCTAAATCTTCGTCAGGCAATAGAAAACCTACCTGATCTGCTTGAGGATATTGAACAAATTTCTGAGGATATTCCATTAACGGAGCTACGTGAAAACGGGGAGAAAGCAGAGAATGCAATACGAGAATTAGCACCGCAGCTCCGAGCACTCAAGGAAGAAACAGATGAAGAGAAGAGTGAGACAGAAGGCCTGGGGAGGTCAGCAATGTATGATTTCAGGCAACTTCGAGGCGCCGTTGCCGATTTGAAGGGGTATCTCGACAGCAATAATCTTCAAGCTGCTGAAGATTCTGTTTTGAAGGTGCTCGGGGATGCGGGTGTAGGAAAAACCCATCTCCTTTGCAACGTTGCTAAGAATAGGATGGAAGATGGCTATCCAACGATTCTTCTCCTTGCTGAGAACTTCAGAGACCGAGATATCTGGACTCAGATGATTGAGCGAATTGGTCTAGATTGTACGCCTGAGGAGTTCTTGGGAGCGTTGGATTCGTTCGGCGAGTCTCGCGGTGTTCGATCGCTATTGATGGTAGATGCACTGAATGAAAGCTCTGACCCCAGAATGTGGAATCGGCGGTTACCAGGGATTCTGAGTAAATTAGATAACTACCCGCATATCGGATTGTGCGTTAGTTGTCGAACCGGTTATGAAGACCTCATCTTCCCCGATAGTATCGATGACCAATTTGTAGATACACGGCACTACGGGTTCAATAACGTAGAGTATGAGGCCGTCAGAAAATTCTTCGATGAACACGGAATCGAGCACCAATCGGTACCAGTTCTCCGGCGAGAATTCCAGATACCGTTGTTCTTGAAATTGTTCTGTGAAAACTTAGAGAGTCGGGGGCAAAGCCGTGTATCACACGGCCCGGAGGGTATCAGCGAAATCTTTGAGGGATACATCAACGGAGTTCATAACCGTCTTCACCCGCGTTTAGATTACGATCCCAGCGATAATAAAGTAAAGAGGGCGGTAGAGGCCCTGGCGCGTGAGATGGCTAAAAATGGAGGGGGCACAAAGAGGCTTCCCAAGAATGAGGCCAAAGATATCGTAGACGAGTTCCTACCAAGGAGGTCTTACTCAAAGAGCCTGTATAGAAATATTCTGAGTGAGGGGGTTATCTCAGAGGTAGTTACTTTTGAGGAGGACACGGATGAGGCGGTTCGATTCTCCTACGATAAATTTGCCGACCACAAAATAGCTCAACAATATCTGGAAATCTATGTGGGCGATGATATTGAGGAAGATCTCTCAGAGACAGAGGAGTTACAAGAGGTGTTTGAGAATCCGGAGCGGTACGCTGGGTTGATCCAAGCCTTGGCTATTCATCTCCCTGAGCAGGAAGATGTCGAAGTATTTGATTTTGTAGAGTCGGATGATATTCTTAACTCCTTTATTAAGAGCTTGGCTTGGCGGAATCCGGAAACGCTGACGGATAGTGGTGGAGAATTGGGTGAGGGAATTGAGGATTATCTGTGGGGGGAATTGGAGTCTCTTGAGGATCTCCATGAGCTCTGGAGAGTTCTGCTTACATTATCTACTAGTTCAGAACATCCGCTGAATGCTGAATACCTTGATGACGTTCACAGAGACAAGGAAGTGTTCAGACGCGATTTTAACTGGTCCAACTTTCTGCATGAAGAGTGGAGAGAAGACACATCAGAAGTATATCGATTAGTCAACTGGGGATTCTCTTTGGAAAACAGGCCAGTGGAGTCGTATGAACTGAAGCGCTTAATGTCGATAACCCTCTCCTGGTTCCTTTGCTGTCCAAATAGACATGTTAGAGACCAATCGACAAAGGCTATAGTCAATATCATAGACTCTGATCTTGAAATTTACAGTGAATTGATCGAGCGTTTCCAGGATGTTACTGATCCTTACATCTTGGAACGGGTCTATGCAGCAGCCTACGGGGGAGTTCTCCGACATAAACAAGATGAATCGGTTGCTGAAGTTGCCGACACCGTTTACGAAATTGAGTTTGAGGATAACGATCCTACGCCTCACCAGCTTACAAGAGATTATGCCAGAGGGATTATCGAGCTGATTCACAATGTCGACGACAGTTACGATGTCAATTTGGAGGAAGTGAGGCCTCCCTATGACAGTTCGTTCTCTATCGATGTTCCCTCTCCAGATACGCTTCGTGAGCAAGTTGAGAGCGTCCTAAAAGACTCTGATACGGATTTGAATACCCGGTTCTGGTGGGGGCTAGTTGGATCTGATTTTGAAGGACGTGGACACAGTGATTTCGCACGGTACATTGTTGGGACCAACCACAGTCCTTCTAATATCCACGGTTACGACTTTTCTGGGGACAAGGCCCTTCGTTGGATAACTAAGCGGGTGTTCGACCTGGGATGGAGGCCCGATCTATTTGGTTCGTTTGACGACTTTGTGAGTCGAACCTACACAGGGAGAATGTCAAATAGGAAGCCAGAGAGGTTCAGCAAAAAATACCAGTGGATTGCATATCACGAATTAGTGTCCTGGATAACCGATAACTGCGACTTCTCTGATTCAACTGTAGAAAGGTCTTATAGCGGCCCTTGGACGCAGTTTGATCGTGATATCGATCCTTCAGTACTAAATCCTAAGGCCCGTTCTGAGGTTTCATTAGATGAGCCTGTTGAGTATGATTGTTGCATAGATGAGGTTGGCTTAGAGGAATGGATCACAGACCATGAGGAATTCCCTGACTTGGTTTCGCTGTTGGATATCTCTGTAAATGGTGAGAAATGGCTGCCTCTGCATAGTGTCTATAAGTGGAGAGCAGATGAAGGAGAGGATTCCAGGCTTGAGAGGGATGTGTTTGCCCGGATTGACACTGTCGTTGTGGATTCTGAGATGAAAAAGGGCTTAGTGTCTTGGCTTCAGGAAAACTGGGTTATTAGTGACGAGCTTGAAAGTACTCCGTTCCATTTGGGTACATTCACTCAGACGTTCTGGGCGGAGTATCCGTGGCATCCTTCGGTGGATGATGGCTGGGAGGAAGATAGGAATCCGATTCGAGGTGCACCGATTTCTACGACCGATACGACTGTCGATTTGCTTTGGGAGTCAGAATATGACTGTACTGTAGATGAGAAATATGGAACCTATGCCCCCTCCCCACCACTTGCGAAATTACTCGACCTCGAATGGGTTGTTGATACTAAGGAATTTGCCCAAAAAGGCTCTGACCCGGTACGTATAGCAGATGTTTCGACTTCGGAAGGGTTGATTGACAGAGTGAACTCGCTCTCGATGTTAGCAGCAGATGAGAGAGTGATAGGAGAATTAGAGGAAGAAGGCCTCTCCTTAGTCTGGATTATACAAGGAGAAAAGCGATTACTTACCGACGCTGCTACAGGAACCGGGATGGGTCAAAGTCAAATCAGGGCAGTATACACCCTTGAGGGAGGGGAATGGAGTGGAGAGATGGACAGCGGTTACTATAATTGA
- a CDS encoding DUF5797 family protein: protein MTSPLFELDEDEIRPRTKKQVQKLIGDTSGEFYIYVLECQSEISLRRPLVGFDGKAIQNAVQAGEDSWLELPAKIRPPMGGHESNFPKWVEQAVEADEVYYVGQTRDPVNRIVEHATAGEKSANATRLFPPKSLIHIEAADSWEEANALEDLISDFITFGCEIESQNYTDYGKIPERISDRLMTFANSDSMGLEIENGRNIRSFHAAPNDYWTANLLYHLRELPFKIDGWEVAEEFDIYPIKESIVVDWYLTSVEVTAENETSFQYQEDLLLSQIDAFEQWLESSQEYPSRGDSESAEWEADEGINSTEEAQYLFEELMEIGEGRIIQPFLEKYRNRTRELHPSPLRFAYSDKTPNLAVESDGKIPAEEAEKIAKAQHSSKNDDDDTRELSDREISRLQDVIELSPTSNGELQNRWGLDDSADVHHYLESHLSEWYYRDSESRIQVTEDAEEVV, encoded by the coding sequence ATGACCTCTCCTCTCTTTGAACTTGATGAAGATGAAATCCGGCCGAGAACTAAAAAACAGGTTCAAAAGCTAATCGGGGATACTTCTGGGGAATTCTACATCTATGTTTTGGAATGTCAGTCTGAGATATCTCTTCGACGTCCTTTGGTTGGATTTGATGGGAAAGCAATTCAGAACGCTGTACAGGCGGGCGAAGATTCCTGGTTGGAGCTTCCAGCAAAAATACGCCCCCCGATGGGCGGACACGAATCGAACTTTCCAAAGTGGGTGGAACAGGCTGTGGAAGCAGATGAGGTCTATTATGTAGGCCAGACCAGAGATCCTGTTAACCGGATTGTAGAGCACGCAACTGCGGGAGAAAAATCAGCCAACGCGACACGACTGTTCCCCCCGAAGTCCCTCATCCATATTGAGGCAGCTGATTCCTGGGAAGAAGCGAACGCATTAGAGGATCTCATTTCTGATTTCATTACCTTTGGATGTGAAATTGAAAGCCAGAATTACACTGACTACGGGAAAATCCCGGAACGAATCTCAGATCGGCTAATGACTTTCGCAAACTCTGATAGCATGGGCCTGGAGATCGAAAATGGCCGAAATATCCGCTCATTCCATGCTGCACCGAATGATTACTGGACTGCCAACCTTCTGTATCATCTTAGGGAACTTCCGTTCAAAATCGATGGGTGGGAAGTCGCTGAAGAATTCGACATTTACCCGATAAAAGAGTCGATCGTAGTTGATTGGTATCTCACCTCCGTCGAAGTCACCGCAGAAAATGAAACGAGTTTCCAATACCAAGAGGATCTCCTGCTCTCACAAATTGATGCGTTTGAGCAGTGGCTGGAGTCTTCACAGGAGTACCCAAGTCGAGGAGATTCAGAGAGTGCTGAGTGGGAAGCAGATGAGGGAATCAACTCAACCGAGGAAGCCCAATATCTCTTTGAAGAGCTTATGGAAATTGGGGAGGGAAGAATTATTCAACCGTTTTTAGAGAAATATCGGAACCGAACGAGAGAACTTCATCCGTCTCCTCTCCGATTTGCCTACTCCGATAAGACACCTAACCTGGCAGTAGAATCTGATGGGAAGATTCCGGCCGAGGAGGCTGAAAAGATAGCGAAAGCCCAACATTCGAGCAAGAATGACGATGATGATACAAGAGAGCTCTCTGACAGAGAAATCTCCCGCTTGCAAGATGTTATTGAACTCTCCCCCACAAGTAACGGAGAACTTCAAAACCGCTGGGGGCTTGACGATAGTGCTGATGTTCACCATTATCTAGAGAGTCATCTATCAGAATGGTATTATCGAGATTCAGAAAGTCGGATTCAGGTCACTGAAGATGCCGAAGAGGTCGTCTAA
- a CDS encoding YcaO-like family protein gives MRNELDTPDVGTLLEGNDISLETTISLGKELIDSKVGPIVHFSQPEITRQSIPVYQYQTLIQNTSRISSTGLSDPPNTAGTSLVKSQAMVTAIGEAIERYCLSMTDLSDFEFGAYSDFSEIAVPPAAFNMFSESQLSQRGLSERILNEEEYHWTATREITSGDQRLVPGQLIYLPFNHNTVFRSPISTGAAAGTGYLGACYRAICEIIERECLMITYLNKLSVPHIDKSTIPDEAKTYHDILKSRGRTVYLLNISLDQPVPTCLAIAVDSGSKPALSLGLGCEWNMGDAIQDALREALQISDWEVEDLDESPTPSDIDSVEERARFWASDERISDIRFWLTPTDKISVEDCREVRDKKPLETILRYLNKRDYECYIADVTTSDVAQYGFKTVRAIIPEMHPMHLREKFRYLGGNRLYEVPVEVGLLNMKNTEKELNQVPQPFL, from the coding sequence TTGCGGAACGAACTAGATACTCCAGATGTCGGTACGCTTCTGGAAGGAAATGACATTTCACTTGAAACGACGATCAGTCTTGGAAAAGAACTGATCGACTCGAAAGTGGGGCCAATCGTTCACTTCTCGCAGCCAGAGATAACTCGACAGTCAATTCCTGTATACCAGTACCAGACGCTAATACAGAATACATCTCGGATATCGTCAACTGGGCTTTCAGATCCACCAAATACGGCTGGAACGAGTCTCGTAAAATCACAGGCGATGGTTACTGCGATAGGAGAAGCGATTGAACGCTACTGCCTATCAATGACTGATTTATCTGACTTTGAGTTCGGTGCGTATTCCGATTTTTCAGAGATTGCAGTCCCACCGGCCGCATTCAATATGTTTTCTGAATCTCAATTATCTCAGCGAGGATTGTCAGAACGTATACTGAATGAAGAGGAGTACCACTGGACTGCAACCAGAGAAATAACTTCTGGCGACCAGAGACTAGTACCTGGCCAGCTTATTTATCTTCCATTCAACCATAATACAGTATTTCGATCTCCAATCTCAACGGGTGCCGCTGCTGGAACTGGATACCTAGGTGCGTGTTATCGCGCAATTTGCGAGATTATTGAAAGAGAATGTCTGATGATAACCTATTTGAATAAACTATCGGTCCCTCATATAGATAAATCGACTATTCCTGATGAGGCTAAGACGTATCATGATATACTGAAATCCCGTGGAAGAACAGTATATCTGCTCAATATCTCTTTAGACCAACCTGTTCCAACCTGCTTGGCAATAGCAGTCGATAGTGGGAGTAAGCCAGCTCTCAGTCTGGGATTGGGATGTGAGTGGAACATGGGAGATGCCATTCAAGATGCGCTTCGTGAAGCTCTCCAAATTAGTGATTGGGAGGTTGAAGACCTAGATGAATCCCCAACCCCTTCTGACATCGACTCAGTTGAGGAACGTGCTCGGTTCTGGGCTTCTGATGAGAGAATCTCAGATATTCGGTTCTGGTTGACGCCCACAGATAAGATCTCCGTCGAAGATTGTCGTGAAGTGAGGGACAAAAAACCATTAGAGACGATACTCAGATATCTCAATAAACGTGATTATGAGTGTTATATTGCAGATGTAACGACCTCAGATGTAGCACAGTATGGGTTTAAGACTGTGAGGGCAATTATACCAGAAATGCATCCGATGCATTTGCGGGAAAAGTTCCGATATCTCGGTGGGAACAGACTTTATGAGGTTCCGGTTGAAGTTGGTCTGCTAAATATGAAAAATACAGAAAAGGAACTCAATCAGGTTCCACAGCCATTCCTATGA
- a CDS encoding TOMM precursor leader peptide-binding protein, whose product MSNITSDAEYYVPEYVEFVRIDESKAAISTPLSKKEIRGASVDLVENIIALGRGGSTVSEVDQETDFSAENISTLLSHLETEDIIQTTRPECDFWDWLVDSPPEARKSVREATIGILEPDCSSTFHEFLGELTTVRLSSISDLPETIDNLDILVTGTIGANPEFHQAVAEETQKMTLYWLPVRLVGTEVHLGPLSGVGKPCYNCYRKRLLASTSNPDLHSREMVSREEHSRQPEYPQAVHQLLTSQARLEINAVLADELRPTTDGSVLITDIQTLESNTRDVLKLPGCEICGTN is encoded by the coding sequence ATGAGTAATATTACGTCTGATGCCGAATACTACGTCCCAGAATATGTAGAATTTGTTCGTATTGATGAGTCAAAGGCGGCTATTTCCACGCCACTCAGCAAGAAAGAGATACGTGGTGCTTCAGTTGACCTTGTAGAGAATATTATTGCTTTGGGTAGAGGTGGGTCGACCGTCTCCGAGGTTGACCAAGAGACTGATTTCTCTGCTGAAAATATTTCCACGCTTTTGTCGCATTTGGAGACTGAGGATATTATCCAGACAACCCGCCCGGAATGCGACTTTTGGGATTGGTTAGTTGACTCTCCCCCTGAGGCACGAAAATCTGTCCGAGAAGCGACGATAGGGATCCTTGAACCGGATTGTTCGTCTACGTTTCATGAGTTCCTAGGAGAGTTAACAACTGTCCGCTTAAGCTCAATATCTGATCTTCCCGAAACAATAGATAATCTTGATATATTAGTCACCGGGACAATTGGCGCCAATCCAGAATTCCATCAGGCAGTGGCAGAGGAGACTCAAAAGATGACTCTTTATTGGTTACCAGTGAGGTTAGTAGGTACTGAGGTTCATCTCGGACCACTATCAGGGGTGGGAAAACCATGTTACAACTGTTATCGTAAACGGCTGTTAGCGAGTACTTCAAATCCTGATTTACATTCCAGAGAAATGGTCTCTCGGGAAGAACACAGCCGTCAACCAGAATACCCACAGGCCGTACATCAATTGTTGACTTCACAAGCAAGGCTAGAAATTAATGCGGTGCTAGCTGATGAACTGAGACCAACGACTGATGGTTCAGTATTGATTACTGATATTCAGACGTTGGAATCAAACACAAGAGATGTGCTGAAATTACCGGGGTGTGAGATTTGCGGAACGAACTAG
- a CDS encoding MarR family transcriptional regulator, whose translation MRFDADWMSRADDRILEHLSEAGPDTPKEMTDSDRVRFSRQHINARCKTLVEYGLLVHLGNGVYDITRTGEQYLAGDLDARDLDPE comes from the coding sequence ATGCGCTTTGACGCCGACTGGATGTCTCGCGCTGATGACCGCATACTAGAGCATCTTTCTGAAGCCGGCCCCGATACCCCAAAGGAAATGACGGACAGCGATCGAGTTCGCTTCTCCCGCCAACACATCAATGCCCGCTGCAAGACGCTGGTCGAATACGGCCTCCTCGTCCACCTCGGCAACGGCGTCTACGATATCACGAGAACGGGAGAGCAGTATCTCGCCGGCGACCTCGACGCTCGTGACCTTGACCCCGAATAG
- a CDS encoding DUF7558 family protein, producing the protein MQQTLVGCAFCDAPPGTETGEAHTWGQDERVTHPICVDCAIQTEPEPDERDHVACDGCGLVVDTLAALTRFRVELGHLEGPLQLCARCSPGGLATYWTRDLEEHLVATPAE; encoded by the coding sequence ATGCAGCAGACCCTCGTCGGCTGTGCGTTTTGCGACGCCCCGCCCGGTACCGAGACTGGCGAGGCCCACACCTGGGGGCAAGACGAGCGGGTCACCCACCCGATCTGCGTCGACTGCGCGATTCAGACGGAGCCGGAACCCGACGAGCGCGATCACGTCGCCTGTGACGGCTGTGGGCTGGTCGTCGACACGCTCGCGGCGCTCACGCGATTCCGGGTCGAACTCGGCCATCTGGAAGGCCCGTTACAGTTGTGCGCCCGCTGTAGCCCGGGCGGCCTCGCGACGTACTGGACGCGCGACCTCGAAGAGCATCTCGTCGCGACGCCGGCAGAGTGA